A DNA window from Hevea brasiliensis isolate MT/VB/25A 57/8 chromosome 2, ASM3005281v1, whole genome shotgun sequence contains the following coding sequences:
- the LOC110661721 gene encoding L-cysteine desulfhydrase translates to MENKDPPNGESAHHHQLTKKPRLTRFITESEIREEFAHHQSGIARINNGSFGSCPGSVLAAQRKWQLKFLQQPDDFYFNTLRKGILHSRTLVKDLINADDVDEVSLVDNATTAAAIVLQQIGRSFADGKFHENDAVLMLHCAYEAVKKSMQAYVTRTGGSVIEVQLPFPVNSDEEIIAEFRKGLEKGKASGRKVRLAIIDHITSMPCVVTPVRELVKICREEGVDQVFVDAAHALGSVKVDVKEIGADFYASNLHKWFFCPPSVAFLYCKKTSSSSDVHHPVVSHEYGNGLPIESAWIGTRDYSSQLVVPSALEFVNRFEGGLDGIMNRNHEKIVEVGKMLAESWGTNLGAPPEMCAGMIMVSLPSRLRVMSQDDALRLRSHLRSNYGVEVPIHYQAPRKNGEAAVKDKDGFIMAYARISHQVYNTFEDYCKLRDAIYQLLDDPQISKKLFAE, encoded by the coding sequence ATGGAAAACAAAGATCCTCCAAACGGTGAGTCGGCTCACCACCACCAACTCACCAAGAAGCCCCGGCTCACTCGGTTCATAACCGAATCCGAAATCCGAGAAGAGTTCGCACACCATCAGTCTGGCATAGCCCGAATCAACAACGGGAGCTTCGGGAGCTGCCCTGGATCGGTGCTTGCCGCCCAGAGGAAGTGGCAACTCAAATTCCTTCAGCAACCGGACGATTTCTACTTCAATACGCTCCGCAAGGGGATTCTTCATTCGCGGACACTGGTTAAAGACCTCATTAATGCCGATGATGTGGACGAGGTCTCCCTCGTCGACAATGCCACCACCGCCGCTGCCATTGTCCTCCAGCAGATAGGCCGTTCCTTCGCCGATGGTAAATTCCATGAGAACGACGCCGTCTTGATGCTTCACTGCGCCTATGAAGCCGTAAAAAAATCTATGCAAGCGTATGTCACGCGTACCGGTGGATCAGTAATAGAAGTTCAGCTTCCATTTCCTGTTAACTCCGATGAAGAAATTATCGCTGAGTTTAGGAAAGGGTTAGAGAAAGGTAAGGCTAGTGGTAGAAAAGTTAGGTTAGCAATAATCGATCACATAACATCAATGCCGTGTGTCGTCACTCCAGTCCGGGAATTGGTTAAAATTTGTAGAGAAGAAGGCGTGGACCAGGTTTTTGTTGATGCAGCTCACGCTCTGGGTAGTGTTAAAGTAGATGTTAAAGAAATTGGGGCTGATTTCTACGCTAGCAATTTGCACAAATGGTTTTTCTGCCCGCCATCAGTTGCATTTTTGTATTGTAAAAAAACCAGCTCCTCCTCTGATGTGCATCACCCCGTGGTTTCACATGAATATGGGAATGGATTGCCAATTGAGAGTGCGTGGATTGGGACAAGGGATTACAGTTCTCAACTAGTAGTACCATCTGCTTTGGAGTTTGTTAATCGATTTGAAGGAGGACTTGATGGAATAATGAATAGGAACCATGAGAAGATTGTTGAGGTGGGGAAAATGTTAGCAGAGTCATGGGGAACAAATCTAGGGGCCCCGCCGGAGATGTGTGCAGGCATGATTATGGTAAGCTTGCCTTCAAGATTGCGTGTAATGAGTCAAGATGATGCTTTGAGGTTAAGGTCGCATTTGCGTTCGAATTATGGGGTTGAGGTTCCAATTCATTATCAGGCACCTAGAAAAAATGGTGAGGCGGCTGTGAAGGATAAGGATGGGTTCATAATGGCCTATGCAAGGATTTCTCATCAGGTCTATAATACGTTTGAGGATTATTGCAAGCTTAGAGATGCCATATATCAACTTCTTGATGATCCACAGATATCCAAAAAGCTTTTTGCAGAGTGA